In a single window of the Dreissena polymorpha isolate Duluth1 chromosome 3, UMN_Dpol_1.0, whole genome shotgun sequence genome:
- the LOC127871643 gene encoding uncharacterized protein LOC127871643 isoform X2, translating into MKRISMAREVGRAVRHNADCKMNHIDLQNTFIALIDLLSDPTSLGQDGQAKHAVRTLKQLEVDTLKITEAEMSNLLKDAQDTLTQMKQVADASLKEMNDFLENFLKRYASIKEEDYVCASEEFITRLKKHYNDALSHVSMSTLFPSGDESLHKLYAAPSICRKTENNDGENEAVSTYNEILYTGEKLKKRIFLQDEAGMGKTTFATKLILDWCNQVEASSLLPESNPPFYDASTIHEFKLALFITLRDSVVHRDVTKMIKEQLIDLMYADTDREEAYLLLNKLMQTERCLVVHDGLDEWRDPEGKVAQPI; encoded by the exons ATGAAACGGATTTCAATG GCCCGCGAAGTAGGTAGAGCTGTTCGTCATAACGCCGATTGTAAAATGAACCACATCGACCTGCAGAACACCTTTATCGCATTGATTGATCTTCTGAGTGATCCGACGAGCTTAGGTCAGGACGGTCAAGCCAAACATGCAGTCAGAACATTAAAACAG CTTGAAGTCGACACTTTGAAAATAACCGAGGCAGAAATGAGTAATTTACTAAAGGATGCACAAGACACGTTAACCCAGATGAAACAAGTGGCCGATGCATCGCTGAAAGAGATGAACGACTTTCTAGAAAACTTCTTAAAACGATACGCAAGCATTAAGGAAGAGGACTACGTTTGCGCTTCGGAAG AATTCATCACGCGTTTAAAAAAGCACTACAATGACGCGCTGAGTCACGTGTCCATGTCGACATTGTTTCCTAGCGGTGATGAATCCCTTCATAAATTATATGCGGCGCCATCAATATGCCGAAAAACTGAAAACAACGACGGAGAAAATGAAGCTGTTTCTACGTACAATGAAATATTGTATACTGGTGAAAAACTAAAAAAGCGCATATTTCTGCAAGATGAAGCTGGCATGGGAAAGACTACATTTGCTACTAAATTGATACTGGACTGGTGCAACCAAGTAGAAGCATCATCACTTCTACCTGAAAGTAACCCACCATTTTACGATGCTAGCACGATACATGAATTTAAATTAGCACTCTTTATTACATTGAGAGATTCTGTAGTTCATCGCGATGTGACGAAAATGATCAAAGAGCAGTTAATCGACTTGATGTATGCAGACACAGATCGAGAGGAGGCATATTTACTTCTTAATAAACTAATGCAAACAGAAAGATGTTTGGTGGTACACGACGGCTTAGATGAGTGGAGGGATCCTGAAGGGAAAGTAGCTCAGCCTATTTGA
- the LOC127871643 gene encoding uncharacterized protein LOC127871643 isoform X1, whose product MAGLADVFSEQEKTNWLKECLGLNIAKHALEQFVDREMTDVWTQVYQVVRSRLNLPTTTVCSNCCTANLLKCPAQNICKKRSKNVCRSMHDTPNKQHRPCSMTICDEVRDEIIKAHRYSQPSWKNTSAEQWANNHWQIAKCFLPPDGYSEVGSAHETDFNGIISVMLNCKHFDSKMSFAIAQTCLLSKAREVGRAVRHNADCKMNHIDLQNTFIALIDLLSDPTSLGQDGQAKHAVRTLKQLEVDTLKITEAEMSNLLKDAQDTLTQMKQVADASLKEMNDFLENFLKRYASIKEEDYVCASEEFITRLKKHYNDALSHVSMSTLFPSGDESLHKLYAAPSICRKTENNDGENEAVSTYNEILYTGEKLKKRIFLQDEAGMGKTTFATKLILDWCNQVEASSLLPESNPPFYDASTIHEFKLALFITLRDSVVHRDVTKMIKEQLIDLMYADTDREEAYLLLNKLMQTERCLVVHDGLDEWRDPEGKVAQPI is encoded by the exons ATGGCGGGTTTGGCTGATGTGTTTTCTGAACAAgaaaaaacgaactggttgaaGGAGTGTCTCGGACTAAACATTGCAAAACATGCTTTAGAGCAATTCGTGGACAGAGAGATGACTGACGTTTGGACCCAAGTTTATCAAGTTGTTCGGTCAAGGCTTAATCTACCCACTACTACAGTGTGCTCCAACTGTTGTACCGCCAACTTGTTGAAATGTCCCGCACAAAATATTTGCAAGAAGCGAAGTAAAAATGTATGCAGATCAATGCATGACACTCCAAACAAACAACACAGACCGTGCAGCATGACGATATGTGATGAAGTTCGAGATGAAATAATAAAAGCACATCGATATAGTCAGCCTTCCTGGAAGAATACATCAGCTGAACAATGGGCAAACAATCATTGGCAGATAGCGAAATGCTTTCTGCCTCCAGACGGGTATTCGGAAGTGGGATCTGCACATGAAACGGATTTCAATGGTATTATCAGTGTTATGCTGAACTGCAAACACTTCGACAGCAAGATGTCTTTCGCCATTGCACAAACGTGTCTGTTGTCAAAA GCCCGCGAAGTAGGTAGAGCTGTTCGTCATAACGCCGATTGTAAAATGAACCACATCGACCTGCAGAACACCTTTATCGCATTGATTGATCTTCTGAGTGATCCGACGAGCTTAGGTCAGGACGGTCAAGCCAAACATGCAGTCAGAACATTAAAACAG CTTGAAGTCGACACTTTGAAAATAACCGAGGCAGAAATGAGTAATTTACTAAAGGATGCACAAGACACGTTAACCCAGATGAAACAAGTGGCCGATGCATCGCTGAAAGAGATGAACGACTTTCTAGAAAACTTCTTAAAACGATACGCAAGCATTAAGGAAGAGGACTACGTTTGCGCTTCGGAAG AATTCATCACGCGTTTAAAAAAGCACTACAATGACGCGCTGAGTCACGTGTCCATGTCGACATTGTTTCCTAGCGGTGATGAATCCCTTCATAAATTATATGCGGCGCCATCAATATGCCGAAAAACTGAAAACAACGACGGAGAAAATGAAGCTGTTTCTACGTACAATGAAATATTGTATACTGGTGAAAAACTAAAAAAGCGCATATTTCTGCAAGATGAAGCTGGCATGGGAAAGACTACATTTGCTACTAAATTGATACTGGACTGGTGCAACCAAGTAGAAGCATCATCACTTCTACCTGAAAGTAACCCACCATTTTACGATGCTAGCACGATACATGAATTTAAATTAGCACTCTTTATTACATTGAGAGATTCTGTAGTTCATCGCGATGTGACGAAAATGATCAAAGAGCAGTTAATCGACTTGATGTATGCAGACACAGATCGAGAGGAGGCATATTTACTTCTTAATAAACTAATGCAAACAGAAAGATGTTTGGTGGTACACGACGGCTTAGATGAGTGGAGGGATCCTGAAGGGAAAGTAGCTCAGCCTATTTGA